In Vanrija pseudolonga chromosome 4, complete sequence, a single window of DNA contains:
- the RHO1 gene encoding GTP-binding protein RHO1: protein MTLFEGGQRKGPDLKKKLVVVGDGGCGKTCLLTVYAENRFPETYVPTVFENLITTVPHPTDPSKTIELALWDTAGQEDFDRLRPLSYNDTDVILVVFACNHRPSLENVLDKWFPEMSHFCENVPLLLVCTKTDLRNDPTTKSLMAAQGVGPISPAEGERVAKDIGARRYLECSAKEGTGVREVFDAAIRESLRRGGVSRVIKKSGKKCVVL from the exons ATGACTTTG TTTGAAGGAGGACAACGCAAAGGTCCAGACctcaagaagaagctcgTCGTGGTCGGTGATGGAG GATGTGGCAAGACCTGCCTCCTCACCGTCTACGCCGAGAACCGCTTCCCAGAG ACCTATGTCCCAACCGTCTTCGAGAACCTCATCACGACCGTGCCTCACCCAACGGACCCGTCAAAGACGATCGAGCTCGCGTTATGGGACACGGCAGGACAGGAAGACTTTGACCGTCTCAGGCCGCTGAGCTACAACGACACGGACGTCATCTTGGTCGTGTTTGCGTGCAACCACCGGCCAAGTTTGGAGAACGTGCTggacaag TGGTTCCCCGAGATGTCGCACTTTTGCGAGAACGTCCCTCTCCTGCTCGTGTGCACCAAGACCGACTTACGCAACGACCCGACGACAAAGTCGCTCATGGCGGCCCAGGGCGTTGGACCCATCTCGCCAGCCGAGGGAGAACGCGTCGCAAAGGACATTGGCGCACGGCGGTACCTCGAGTGCTCAGCCAAGGAGGGCaccggcgtgcgcgaggtgtTTGACGCTGCGATCCGCGAgagcctgcgccgcggcggtgtgtCCAGAGTCATCAAGAAGAGCGGCAAGAAGTGTGTCGTGCTGTAG